A DNA window from Paraburkholderia sp. IMGN_8 contains the following coding sequences:
- a CDS encoding succinylglutamate desuccinylase/aspartoacylase family protein, with amino-acid sequence MQTQTHPLIAPTLGTARNLTSFHYGPGGGQKIYIQSSLHADELPGMLVSWALRRKLAALEAAGKVRGEVVIVPVANPIGLNQHFLGHLSGRFETNTAQNFNRNFYELAALVQPGIEARLTGDIDANRLAIRAAMREALDEQKPETELESQRLALQKLSYDADVVLDLHCDWEAAMHLYTNPDLWPEVEPLACYLDAKASLLALNSVGNPFDEIHSFCWSDLRGRYGDRFPIPNGSISVTIELRGQREVSYEYADHDAQAIIEYLTSRGVIDGTPAPLPALEFAATPLAGAEPLVAPISGVLVYRCDVGTWVDVGHEIADIVDPLTDRVVTLKSSVAGVLYARHLTRFATAGLEFARIAGAKAFRSGSLLSN; translated from the coding sequence ATGCAAACCCAAACCCATCCGCTGATTGCCCCGACGCTCGGCACCGCCCGCAACCTGACGAGTTTTCACTACGGCCCCGGCGGCGGGCAGAAGATTTACATCCAGTCGTCGCTGCATGCCGACGAGTTGCCCGGCATGCTGGTGTCGTGGGCGTTGCGCCGCAAGCTCGCGGCGCTGGAAGCCGCCGGCAAGGTGCGCGGCGAGGTCGTGATCGTGCCGGTGGCAAATCCTATCGGCCTGAATCAGCACTTTCTCGGTCACCTGAGCGGCCGCTTCGAGACGAATACCGCGCAGAACTTCAACCGCAACTTCTACGAACTGGCGGCGCTGGTGCAGCCGGGCATCGAGGCGCGCCTGACCGGGGACATCGACGCCAATCGCCTCGCGATCCGCGCGGCGATGCGCGAGGCGCTCGACGAGCAAAAGCCGGAAACCGAACTCGAATCGCAACGCCTGGCGCTGCAAAAGCTGTCTTACGACGCCGACGTCGTGCTCGATCTGCATTGCGACTGGGAAGCCGCGATGCACCTCTACACGAACCCCGATCTGTGGCCGGAAGTCGAGCCGCTCGCCTGCTATCTGGACGCCAAGGCGTCGCTGCTCGCGCTGAATTCGGTGGGCAATCCGTTCGACGAAATCCACAGCTTCTGCTGGTCGGATCTGCGCGGCCGTTACGGCGACCGCTTCCCGATTCCGAACGGCTCGATTTCGGTGACGATCGAACTGCGCGGCCAGCGCGAGGTGTCGTACGAGTACGCCGACCATGACGCACAAGCGATCATCGAGTACCTGACGTCGCGCGGCGTGATCGACGGCACGCCCGCGCCGCTGCCGGCGCTCGAATTCGCCGCGACGCCGCTGGCCGGCGCCGAACCGCTCGTCGCGCCGATCAGCGGCGTGCTGGTGTACCGCTGCGATGTCGGCACCTGGGTCGACGTGGGTCATGAGATCGCGGATATCGTCGATCCACTGACCGATCGCGTGGTGACGCTGAAGAGCAGCGTGGCCGGCGTGCTGTACGCACGGCATCTGACGCGCTTTGCGACGGCTGGGCTGGAGTTCGCGCGCATTGCCGGCGCGAAGGCGTTCAGAAGCGGTTCGCTGTTGAGCAATTAA
- a CDS encoding ABC transporter substrate-binding protein yields MKKLLAALTVALLATVSIGAHAKDWSTIRFGVDASYPPFESKGSDGKLVGFDIDLGNEICARLKAKCVWVENDFDGMIPALKAKKFDGVLSSMSMTPQRAEQIAFSAKLFNTPTRLVAKKGSGILPTADSLKGKTVGVEQGTIQETYAKTYWEAKGTKVVPYQNQDQVYADLLSGRLDAALQDAVQAEIGFLKTPRGAGFDFVGKDLDDPKILGNGAGIGMRKEDTDLKTKVDKAIADIIKDGTYKKLEKKYFDFDVYGS; encoded by the coding sequence GTGAAAAAACTGCTAGCGGCTTTGACGGTTGCTCTGCTTGCCACCGTCTCGATTGGCGCACACGCTAAAGATTGGTCGACTATCCGTTTCGGCGTTGACGCCAGCTACCCCCCGTTTGAATCGAAGGGCTCGGACGGCAAGCTCGTTGGTTTCGACATCGACCTCGGCAATGAAATCTGCGCACGCCTGAAAGCCAAATGCGTTTGGGTCGAAAACGACTTCGACGGCATGATCCCGGCACTGAAGGCGAAGAAGTTCGACGGCGTGCTGTCGTCAATGTCGATGACGCCGCAACGCGCTGAGCAGATCGCTTTCTCGGCGAAGCTGTTCAACACGCCGACGCGCCTCGTGGCGAAGAAGGGTTCGGGCATCCTGCCGACGGCTGATTCGCTCAAGGGCAAGACGGTGGGCGTCGAGCAAGGCACGATCCAGGAAACCTACGCGAAGACATACTGGGAAGCGAAGGGCACGAAGGTCGTGCCGTATCAGAACCAGGATCAGGTCTACGCCGACTTGCTGTCGGGCCGTCTGGATGCCGCACTGCAAGACGCGGTGCAAGCTGAGATCGGCTTCCTGAAGACGCCGCGCGGCGCAGGCTTCGACTTCGTCGGCAAGGATCTGGACGATCCGAAGATCCTCGGCAACGGTGCAGGCATCGGCATGCGCAAGGAAGACACCGATCTGAAGACGAAGGTCGACAAGGCCATCGCCGACATCATCAAGGACGGTACGTACAAGAAGCTCGAGAAGAAGTACTTCGACTTCGACGTGTACGGCAGCTAA
- a CDS encoding extracellular solute-binding protein, translated as MLAWPGYADSDVVKAFEARFHTKVEVTLVDSDEALWDQMHAQGAPRFDVLAANTAEIQRYTRANLLAPLDLASLPNTRRQLPRFQARSSIAGLTAAGKVYAIPFTYSSMGLIYDRKQIAVAPRSMRELWNPRYRGKVLDFNSAQHNFSFTALALGYAHPFQLDAAQMRLIAHKLVELRRNLLTYYTLPEEATAFFIQHKVALMFGNYGTQQVALLRRAGADVGYVIPDEGVLAWLDCWAMTSSAADRPLALAWINYMLEPDVSELLTQRQGLANTLTAPAENSDYAHIVWIGPVEDIQRREELWSKIVSGDRSERF; from the coding sequence GTGCTGGCATGGCCGGGGTACGCGGACAGCGACGTGGTCAAAGCTTTCGAAGCGCGTTTCCACACGAAGGTGGAAGTCACGCTGGTCGATTCCGACGAGGCCCTATGGGACCAGATGCACGCCCAAGGCGCGCCGCGTTTCGACGTGCTGGCAGCCAACACCGCCGAAATCCAGCGCTATACCCGTGCGAATCTGCTGGCGCCGCTCGATCTGGCCAGTCTGCCCAATACCAGAAGACAATTGCCGCGTTTTCAGGCGCGGTCGTCGATCGCAGGACTGACCGCGGCAGGCAAGGTGTACGCCATTCCATTCACGTATTCGTCGATGGGGCTGATTTATGATCGCAAGCAGATCGCCGTTGCGCCGCGCTCGATGCGCGAATTATGGAACCCGCGCTACCGCGGCAAGGTCCTCGACTTCAACAGTGCCCAGCATAATTTCTCGTTCACCGCGCTGGCACTGGGTTATGCCCATCCCTTTCAGCTCGATGCCGCGCAGATGCGCCTGATCGCTCACAAGCTGGTCGAGTTGCGCCGCAATCTGCTGACGTATTACACGCTGCCGGAAGAGGCGACCGCGTTCTTCATCCAACATAAGGTGGCCTTGATGTTCGGCAACTATGGCACCCAGCAGGTCGCTTTGCTGCGCCGCGCCGGCGCGGACGTGGGTTATGTGATTCCCGACGAAGGGGTGCTCGCGTGGCTCGACTGCTGGGCGATGACGAGTTCGGCGGCCGATCGTCCGCTCGCGCTCGCGTGGATCAATTACATGCTCGAACCGGACGTGAGCGAATTGTTGACGCAGCGCCAGGGGCTCGCCAACACGTTGACGGCGCCTGCGGAAAACAGCGACTACGCGCACATCGTCTGGATCGGTCCGGTGGAGGATATCCAGCGACGCGAGGAGCTGTGGAGCAAAATCGTGTCGGGAGACCGGTCGGAGCGCTTTTGA